A genomic region of Glycine max cultivar Williams 82 chromosome 15, Glycine_max_v4.0, whole genome shotgun sequence contains the following coding sequences:
- the LOC100789766 gene encoding inactive protein RESTRICTED TEV MOVEMENT 2, with protein sequence MAFRQREFRPQLSVRRVYETLEPRSETKDLPEAYILRVYIPGFPRENVKITYVASSRTVRITGERPLQGNKWHKMDQSYPIPDYCEPEALQGKFEIPILTLTMPKKITSQVAPKQQEVGTSQEKGEAKPTENVQDTTPPQPTITTSKVEEPIEEKKSVLPPSPDLKAQQKKDSQILSEPIKDQKLKEELVPKPTPPPRVATMQTYEKSQKGQEVVESKPTTTMLTKVKTAERSQKGEEEFESKSKPTMLTKVKTAERAQKGEEEFEAKPTATMLTKVNTAERPQKGEEEFEAKPTPTIITKVKTSERPQKDEEEFEAKSTPTMLTKVKTSEGPQKGEEERESRPAITNVTRKLSVKEQWEENKSKEKSVEDVEKERISKKEVKDEPSELTKPEKDKEEEEDFEEKETKTEKLLAKEAESSVPKVQKKKEKQSSSRSDSKREGKSEENAMEKVGPMSQVFTKIAEGILNEEEKKIVANIGAAVLVITALGYYVSYRFAS encoded by the exons ATGGCTTTCAGACAAAGAGAATTCCGTCCACAACTTTCTGTTCGTCGCGTGTACGAGACTTTGGAGCCACGATCAGAGACAAAAGACCTCCCAGAAGCTTACATTCTGCGTGTTTATATTCCTG GTTTTCCAAGAGAGAATGTAAAGATTACATATGTGGCCTCTTCAAGAACGGTGAGGATTACAGGAGAAAGACCACTTCAAGGCAACAAATGGCACAAAATGGACCAATCATATCCCATTCCTGACTATTGTGAGCCTGAGGCACTTCAGGGCAAGTTTGAGATTCCAATTCTCACCCTTACAATGCCAAAGAAGATCACTTCTCAAGTTGCTCCTAAACAACAAGAagtgggaacatcccaagagaAAGGTGAAGCAAAGCCCACAGAAAATGTACAAGACACCACTCCACCACAACCTACAATAACTACTAGTAAAGTGGAAGAACCAattgaagagaagaaaagtgtTTTACCACCAAGCCCTGACTTAAAGGCACAACAAAAAAAGGATTCTCAAATCCTTTCAGAACCAATTAAGGATCAAAAGCTGAAAGAGGAATTGGTGCCAAAACCAACACCACCACCAAGGGTAGCGACAATGCAAACATATGAAAAGTCTCAAAAGGGTCAAGAGGTTGTTGAgtcaaaaccaacaacaacaatgctAACCAAGGTCAAAACAGCTGAAAGATCACAAAAAGGTGAAGAGGaatttgaatcaaaatcaaaaccaaCAATGTTGACAAAAGTCAAAACAGCTGAAAGAGCCCAAAAGGGTGAAGAGGAGTTTGAAGCAAAACCAACAGCAACAATGCTGACCAAAGTCAACACAGCTGAAAGGCCTCAGAAGGGTGAAGAGGAATTTGAAGCAAAACCAACACCAACAATAATAACCAAAGTCAAAACATCTGAAAGACCCCAAAAGGATGAAGAGGAATTTGAAGCAAAATCGACACCAACAATGCTAACCAAAGTCAAAACATCTGAAGGACCCCAAAAGGGTGAAGAGGAACGTGAGTCAAGACCTGCAATAACAAATGTTACTAGAAAGCTATCAGTTAAGGAGCAATGGGAGGAAAATAAGTCAAAGGAAAAAAGTGTTGAAGATGTAGAGAAGGAAAGGATCTCAAAGAAGGAAGTTAAAGACGAACCTTCTGAGTTAACAAAGCCCGAGAAAGataaggaggaggaggaggatttTGAAGAGAAAGAAACCAAGACAGAGAAATTATTAGCCAAGGAAGCAGAAAGTTCTGTCCCAAAAGTtcagaagaaaaaggaaaaacaatccAGCAGCAGAAGTGATTCCAAAAGGGAAGGGAAGAGTGAAGAGAATGCAATGGAAAAGGTGGGTCCTATGTCCCAGGTTTTCACCAAAATAGCAGAAGGGATATTAAatgaggaagagaaaaaaatagttgCAAATATTGGTGCTGCTGTTCTGGTCATTACTGCATTGGGATACTATGTATCTTATAGGTTTGCCTCTTGA